Proteins encoded together in one Peribacillus asahii window:
- a CDS encoding Ig-like domain-containing protein, which translates to MKRYLLKAGVLTCLTLGLFYEEASAESTLASKCEAYGEIQPNQNPSFQHVNCLLTNAALEANIPPEVVKAVTTQENGGWKQFDANGKPIISDDDGIGLMQITNQPQYDQQKLQNDISYNIEAGIEILNGMYKRTDLPKIKGADKQVIENWYFPVMAYNGSKPVNSPLVQLTGAKNKNAYQEKVFHHIENDSFLENTSLGKFPFKTADFEYDPTSNKNIAFRTMKYSLTDQIHPSAYFFKKGDKVVVTKNNANFRLKPSTLANSQTKLKENTTLIINGTFKYDLSATSQNQFVWYPVQTADKKLTGYIPSAYITKKIDKPSVNTIDDNDTYLSGKAAANAIIEIKRNNKKFKSTKANANGNFKVKIGVQKAGTSLTVTFKNEFNATSPAKTVTVVDKTPPATPTISTIKKTTKTVTGKTEAYATIQLKVKQKVIGSRKADKSGKYTIKITPQKSGTTVTATATDKAGNKSKPATRTVQ; encoded by the coding sequence ATGAAACGATATTTATTAAAAGCAGGAGTACTTACTTGCTTAACGCTCGGCTTATTTTATGAAGAAGCCTCTGCGGAATCTACGCTAGCGTCTAAGTGTGAAGCGTACGGGGAAATCCAACCAAATCAAAACCCCTCTTTTCAACATGTCAATTGTTTGCTGACGAACGCAGCTTTAGAAGCCAATATTCCTCCCGAAGTTGTAAAAGCTGTCACTACACAAGAAAATGGAGGATGGAAACAATTTGATGCGAATGGCAAACCTATCATTTCTGATGATGACGGAATCGGTCTTATGCAAATCACGAATCAGCCGCAATATGATCAACAGAAGCTGCAAAATGACATATCGTACAATATCGAAGCGGGCATTGAAATCTTGAATGGTATGTATAAGCGTACAGATCTTCCTAAAATAAAAGGAGCAGACAAACAAGTTATTGAAAATTGGTATTTCCCTGTTATGGCTTACAACGGAAGCAAACCTGTAAACAGTCCGCTTGTGCAGCTTACTGGGGCAAAAAACAAGAATGCGTATCAAGAAAAAGTATTCCATCACATCGAAAACGACAGTTTCTTAGAGAATACATCATTAGGAAAATTCCCTTTTAAAACGGCTGACTTTGAATATGACCCTACTAGCAATAAAAATATTGCTTTCAGAACAATGAAATACAGCCTCACTGATCAAATCCATCCTTCTGCCTACTTTTTTAAAAAGGGAGATAAAGTTGTCGTAACAAAGAACAATGCTAACTTTCGGTTAAAACCTAGTACTCTCGCGAATTCACAAACAAAACTAAAGGAAAATACCACCTTAATCATTAACGGTACTTTCAAATATGATTTGTCCGCAACTAGTCAAAACCAATTTGTCTGGTATCCTGTTCAGACTGCAGACAAAAAATTAACCGGGTATATTCCATCTGCTTACATTACAAAAAAGATAGATAAACCTTCTGTCAATACGATTGATGATAATGACACATATCTTTCTGGTAAAGCAGCGGCCAATGCCATCATAGAGATAAAACGAAATAATAAAAAGTTTAAGAGCACAAAAGCTAATGCCAACGGAAACTTCAAAGTCAAAATTGGTGTTCAAAAGGCTGGTACAAGCTTGACCGTAACGTTCAAGAATGAATTTAATGCAACAAGTCCTGCAAAGACCGTCACAGTAGTGGATAAAACACCACCTGCAACGCCAACGATTAGTACAATCAAAAAAACAACGAAAACCGTCACAGGCAAAACTGAAGCGTATGCAACAATTCAGTTAAAAGTAAAACAGAAAGTCATCGGAAGCCGGAAAGCGGATAAGTCGGGGAAATATACAATCAAAATCACACCGCAAAAATCCGGAACAACAGTAACCGCAACAGCAACTGATAAAGCAGGAAACAAAAGTAAACCAGCTACCAGAACAGTACAGTAA
- a CDS encoding AEC family transporter — protein MNQEFLFLLLLIMVGYVFKRLNLLKEKDGEAMGRIIFNITLPALIIVTFDTVKIEPSLLLLTVIVLIYGIISLCLAWFVFRKEAKELKGTLLMLAPGYNVGIFAFPLVQTIWGAEGLAYFGMFDAGNAFILFGIVYIIASYYSKEGLTLKPRIILKKFGTSIPLMTYFIVSILNYCHLHLPSAVIDFATILSKANMPLSFLLLGLYLNFKFEKLYIKPMIKFLLFRYGTGLLFGLILYFLLPFNEMFKYTILIGLLLPIGASILPFALEFKYSTTRFIGTLTNVTIIISMLILYLFANFIL, from the coding sequence ATGAATCAGGAATTTCTATTTTTACTGCTATTAATCATGGTTGGCTATGTTTTCAAGCGATTAAATCTTTTAAAAGAGAAAGATGGAGAAGCAATGGGCAGGATTATTTTTAACATCACTCTCCCTGCTCTCATTATTGTTACTTTTGATACGGTGAAGATTGAGCCTTCCTTGCTGCTACTAACAGTCATTGTATTAATTTATGGAATAATCTCACTTTGTCTCGCCTGGTTTGTCTTCAGAAAAGAGGCAAAGGAACTAAAAGGGACTCTATTGATGCTTGCTCCTGGCTATAATGTTGGAATTTTTGCCTTTCCACTTGTTCAAACCATTTGGGGAGCAGAAGGATTAGCCTATTTTGGGATGTTCGATGCTGGAAATGCATTCATCCTGTTCGGAATCGTTTACATTATCGCAAGTTATTATTCAAAAGAGGGGCTAACGCTTAAGCCAAGGATCATCCTTAAAAAGTTTGGTACATCGATTCCACTAATGACTTATTTCATCGTTAGTATTTTAAACTACTGCCACCTGCATCTACCATCTGCAGTCATTGATTTTGCTACTATTCTATCTAAAGCGAATATGCCTTTGTCTTTCTTATTGCTAGGACTTTATTTAAATTTCAAGTTTGAAAAGCTATACATCAAACCTATGATAAAATTCCTACTTTTCCGGTATGGTACAGGTCTGCTTTTTGGGCTTATTCTCTATTTTCTGCTTCCATTCAATGAAATGTTTAAATATACTATTCTAATCGGTCTTCTATTACCTATTGGGGCATCCATTTTACCATTTGCCCTTGAATTTAAATATAGCACCACACGTTTTATTGGTACGCTCACAAATGTGACCATTATCATTAGTATGCTGATTTTATATCTCTTTGCAAATTTTATACTTTAA
- a CDS encoding YiaA/YiaB family inner membrane protein encodes MQRYRRRNTTAFTVLAYFTFFAGVFLFSIGLYNEDSLQLNEKGYYIAVMILVAVGAILTQKVTRDNAEDNEIMAEQERRQNQSMKLDD; translated from the coding sequence GTGCAGAGATACAGACGAAGGAATACAACAGCTTTTACAGTATTGGCTTATTTCACTTTTTTTGCAGGGGTCTTTTTATTCAGTATCGGCCTTTATAATGAAGACAGTTTGCAGTTGAATGAAAAAGGATATTATATTGCTGTGATGATATTAGTGGCAGTAGGTGCAATCTTGACACAAAAAGTCACGAGGGATAATGCTGAAGATAACGAGATAATGGCAGAACAGGAAAGAAGGCAAAATCAATCGATGAAGTTAGACGATTAG
- a CDS encoding FMN-binding glutamate synthase family protein, whose protein sequence is MNLASLLIIIGFALIALIFLVLVIFLVYLILFDRNQKRHAILRNYPALGRVRYFFEKIGPEMRQYWFNSDTEGRPFSRDDYEHIVKSAKYNRDVIGFGSKRDFDEEGFFVRNDMFPKLSEEIKMDKETRVLTKRYILLKDPLLSQREEKWEDEESSAQLLHDDDAIVIGPNTRHPFILKGLIGMSAMSYGSLGHHAITALSEGLGLAKGTWMNTGEGGLSPYHLKGGVDIIMQIGPAMFGIRDKNGNIDWDELKRKSEIPQIKAFELKLAQGAKTRGGHIDAEKVTPEIAEIRKVEPYKSVDSPNRFPQFGNIASLLDFVEKIREHTGKPVGIKIVVGGNDSVEELAKYMKETGKGPDFITIDGGEGGTGASYQELIDSVGLPIKSALPIVVSTLEKYGVRDRVKIIASGKLFTPDRIAIALAMGADLVNIARGFMIAVGCIQTLKCQSNACPVGVATTDPDLQKALVIDEKKYRVVNFLVTLRKGLFRISAAAGLDSPVHFQPKHIMYKDDKGVVTSLEHILHDIQRQIGAS, encoded by the coding sequence ATGAATCTCGCAAGCCTGCTCATTATCATCGGATTTGCATTAATTGCACTTATTTTTCTAGTGCTTGTTATTTTTCTAGTTTATTTAATCTTATTTGACCGCAACCAAAAACGACACGCTATTTTAAGGAATTATCCTGCACTTGGCCGGGTCCGCTATTTTTTTGAAAAGATTGGCCCAGAAATGCGACAATATTGGTTCAACAGTGATACGGAAGGCAGACCATTTTCACGAGATGACTACGAACATATTGTCAAAAGCGCCAAATATAATCGCGATGTTATCGGTTTTGGTTCAAAACGAGACTTTGACGAAGAAGGGTTTTTTGTTCGAAATGATATGTTTCCAAAATTATCGGAAGAAATAAAAATGGATAAGGAAACAAGAGTTTTAACGAAACGATATATTTTATTAAAAGATCCACTTCTTTCACAACGGGAAGAAAAATGGGAAGATGAGGAGTCATCTGCTCAGTTATTGCACGACGATGACGCAATCGTCATTGGGCCAAATACAAGACATCCATTTATTTTAAAGGGTCTCATTGGTATGTCTGCAATGAGTTACGGTTCATTAGGACATCATGCAATCACTGCCTTATCAGAAGGTTTAGGGCTAGCAAAAGGAACATGGATGAATACAGGAGAAGGCGGACTCTCGCCCTACCATTTAAAAGGTGGAGTGGATATCATCATGCAGATTGGTCCCGCTATGTTTGGTATACGTGATAAAAACGGGAACATAGATTGGGATGAATTAAAAAGAAAAAGTGAAATTCCACAAATAAAAGCATTTGAACTTAAACTAGCCCAAGGTGCTAAAACACGCGGCGGGCATATCGATGCTGAAAAAGTAACACCAGAAATTGCTGAGATTCGTAAAGTGGAGCCGTATAAATCAGTTGATAGCCCAAATCGCTTTCCTCAATTCGGAAATATAGCCTCCTTACTGGATTTCGTTGAAAAAATCCGGGAACATACAGGAAAGCCTGTTGGCATAAAGATTGTTGTCGGCGGAAATGATAGTGTGGAAGAACTAGCAAAGTATATGAAGGAAACCGGTAAAGGACCTGACTTTATTACAATTGATGGCGGTGAGGGCGGCACAGGCGCTTCTTATCAAGAACTAATTGATAGTGTAGGATTGCCAATTAAATCTGCTCTCCCTATCGTTGTATCTACTCTCGAAAAATACGGTGTACGTGATCGTGTAAAAATTATCGCCTCTGGTAAGCTATTTACTCCTGATCGAATCGCTATTGCTTTAGCGATGGGAGCAGACCTAGTAAATATTGCTCGCGGTTTTATGATTGCTGTTGGCTGTATTCAAACATTAAAATGTCAATCCAATGCCTGTCCTGTTGGAGTAGCAACGACTGATCCAGATTTGCAAAAAGCTCTTGTTATTGATGAGAAGAAGTATCGTGTAGTCAATTTTCTTGTTACATTAAGAAAAGGACTATTCCGTATTTCAGCAGCCGCTGGTTTAGATTCACCTGTTCATTTTCAGCCAAAACATATTATGTATAAAGATGATAAAGGAGTCGTTACTTCTTTAGAGCATATCCTTCATGATATCCAGCGTCAAATCGGCGCAAGTTAA
- a CDS encoding acetolactate synthase large subunit — translation MKASDLFVRCLENEEVQYIFGIPGEENTDLVDSLIGSEIEFILVHHEQAAAFMADVYGRLTGKPGVCLATLGPGATNLLTGVGNAYLDYSPVVAITGQAGLERIHKQSHQYVDIIGVFEETTKWSQQIHVPHTIPEIIRKAFKTALLDKPGAVHIELPEDVAMMDTEGEPIPVTRLPISRPAEEELKKAAELINRAKRPIILAGNGVIRDGATDALRQFAEAKNIPVVNTFMAKGVLPSEHPLTLYTVGMQARDYVLCGFDLADVIITIGYDIVEYLPKYWNDEAMNPIVHIDSLPAEVDAYYPLQAELVGDVKETIQALNSYVEEKELWSEAIRLKNQLVEKLHESDEVSGSPIIPQRILADLKKAEKGEAIVISDVGAHKLWIARMYQPEKPNHVIISNGFASMGIAVPGAIAAKLAQPDKPVIAITGDGGFLMNGVELATAKRLGVAIVIIIFHDSKFGLIEWKQLNKFNRSNAIQFEDPNFIEFAESFGAKGIKVKHSDDLLPALEEAIQSQDIVLIDVDVDYSQNVKLSKTLGDYICKL, via the coding sequence TTGAAAGCTTCGGATTTATTTGTACGCTGTTTAGAAAATGAAGAAGTTCAATATATTTTTGGTATTCCTGGAGAGGAAAATACGGATCTTGTTGATTCTCTTATTGGCTCTGAAATTGAATTTATTTTAGTTCATCATGAACAAGCAGCAGCTTTTATGGCTGACGTGTATGGTCGTTTGACTGGAAAACCGGGTGTCTGTTTGGCTACACTTGGGCCGGGTGCAACCAATTTATTAACAGGAGTAGGCAATGCTTATTTAGATTACTCACCTGTTGTCGCCATTACAGGTCAGGCAGGTCTTGAACGTATTCATAAGCAATCTCATCAATATGTGGATATTATTGGTGTTTTTGAAGAAACAACGAAATGGAGTCAACAAATTCACGTGCCGCACACAATACCAGAAATTATTCGTAAAGCGTTTAAAACAGCCCTTCTTGATAAACCAGGCGCTGTTCATATTGAGCTTCCGGAAGATGTGGCGATGATGGATACAGAAGGAGAACCAATTCCTGTTACACGACTACCCATCTCCCGTCCAGCTGAGGAAGAGCTCAAAAAGGCAGCAGAATTGATTAACCGTGCTAAAAGACCGATTATTTTAGCTGGAAATGGGGTTATTCGTGATGGAGCAACAGACGCATTACGCCAGTTTGCCGAAGCGAAAAATATTCCGGTGGTTAATACGTTTATGGCAAAAGGTGTGCTGCCTTCCGAGCATCCATTGACCCTATATACAGTTGGCATGCAAGCAAGGGATTATGTGCTTTGTGGCTTTGATCTTGCTGATGTCATTATTACGATAGGCTATGACATTGTCGAATATTTGCCGAAATATTGGAATGATGAAGCGATGAACCCGATTGTTCATATTGATAGTTTGCCTGCTGAAGTCGATGCGTATTATCCGCTCCAAGCCGAATTAGTCGGTGATGTTAAAGAAACGATTCAAGCTTTAAACAGCTATGTTGAAGAAAAAGAACTTTGGTCAGAGGCAATAAGGCTAAAGAATCAGTTGGTTGAGAAACTGCATGAGTCTGATGAGGTATCCGGCAGTCCTATTATTCCACAAAGAATTCTTGCTGACTTAAAAAAGGCGGAAAAGGGAGAAGCGATTGTCATTTCGGATGTGGGCGCTCATAAACTATGGATTGCTCGTATGTATCAGCCTGAAAAGCCGAATCATGTCATTATTTCCAATGGATTTGCCTCAATGGGGATTGCTGTTCCCGGCGCCATTGCTGCAAAATTAGCACAGCCGGATAAACCCGTCATTGCGATTACCGGTGATGGCGGCTTTCTAATGAATGGTGTTGAACTTGCCACAGCGAAACGTTTAGGTGTTGCGATTGTCATTATTATTTTTCATGACTCTAAATTTGGTCTAATCGAGTGGAAACAACTGAATAAATTTAATCGATCCAATGCTATTCAATTTGAAGATCCGAATTTTATTGAGTTCGCTGAAAGTTTCGGTGCGAAAGGAATTAAGGTGAAGCATTCGGATGACTTGCTTCCTGCATTAGAAGAGGCCATTCAGAGCCAAGATATTGTTCTAATCGATGTGGATGTCGATTATTCCCAAAATGTTAAATTATCCAAAACACTTGGCGATTATATTTGTAAATTATAA
- a CDS encoding aldehyde dehydrogenase family protein gives MRQKWQLWIGGKWREAKTYEPLYNPHTNEQLTEIGQAEPADAVEAIVEAHTAFQKFREYPAHRRAKILARAATIMEERSEEYAKIISLESAKTIRNAREEINRTVQTYRFAAEAAKSNYGTQIPMDAAEGGEKRFGFTTRTPIGVVTAITPFNFPFNLVAHKVGPAIAAGNSIVLKPAEQTPISSLVLAEIFKEAGLPEGVLNVIPGKGDVLSEALTTHPHVKKVTFTGSVEVGHLIQQQAGFRKLTLELGSNSPFIIDEGVNIDKVIERSVLGSFSNNGQLCISIQRIYVHQSLYQQFLERFVSRTKQLVVGSPLDEDTNITAVISKRSLDRLQSWLHEAVQEGATIECGGNVEGNVLYPTVLTNVNRDSKVFRFEVFGPIVCVFPFATLDEAIKDANDSRYGLNSGVMTPSIERAFYAAERLETGGVVVNDIPTYRIDNMPYGGWKDSGVGREGVKYAMEEMMEQKFISFKIGDE, from the coding sequence ATGAGGCAAAAATGGCAATTATGGATTGGTGGAAAATGGCGCGAGGCGAAAACTTATGAGCCTTTATATAATCCACATACGAATGAACAATTAACTGAAATTGGACAGGCTGAACCTGCGGATGCCGTAGAAGCGATTGTTGAAGCGCATACAGCTTTTCAGAAATTCCGGGAGTATCCGGCACATCGCCGTGCTAAGATTTTAGCAAGAGCGGCCACGATTATGGAAGAACGTAGTGAAGAATATGCTAAAATCATTTCTTTAGAATCGGCCAAAACGATTCGCAATGCCCGTGAGGAAATTAATCGCACCGTTCAAACGTATCGTTTCGCAGCAGAAGCGGCTAAAAGTAATTATGGAACACAAATTCCAATGGATGCTGCAGAAGGCGGGGAAAAACGTTTTGGTTTTACAACTCGGACCCCAATCGGTGTGGTGACAGCGATTACTCCGTTTAATTTTCCATTCAATCTCGTAGCGCACAAAGTGGGGCCAGCTATTGCGGCCGGAAATTCAATTGTGTTAAAACCAGCTGAGCAAACACCGATTAGTTCACTCGTCCTTGCTGAGATTTTTAAAGAGGCGGGGCTTCCAGAAGGGGTATTGAATGTTATTCCTGGGAAAGGCGATGTTTTGAGTGAAGCATTAACGACTCATCCGCATGTGAAAAAAGTGACGTTTACAGGCAGTGTAGAGGTGGGGCATCTGATTCAGCAGCAAGCAGGTTTTCGTAAATTGACACTTGAACTCGGCTCCAATTCCCCTTTTATTATTGATGAAGGGGTAAACATTGATAAAGTCATTGAACGGAGTGTATTAGGTTCTTTTTCCAATAATGGCCAATTGTGTATTTCCATTCAACGAATTTATGTTCATCAATCGCTTTATCAACAATTTTTAGAACGGTTTGTTAGCCGGACGAAGCAACTTGTTGTCGGTTCACCGCTTGATGAGGATACGAATATTACGGCGGTCATTTCGAAAAGATCATTGGACCGTCTGCAAAGTTGGCTGCATGAGGCCGTACAAGAAGGGGCTACAATTGAATGCGGCGGGAATGTAGAAGGAAATGTATTATATCCAACCGTATTAACGAATGTAAACCGAGACTCCAAAGTGTTTCGTTTTGAAGTATTTGGCCCTATTGTTTGTGTTTTTCCGTTTGCTACGTTAGATGAGGCGATTAAGGATGCGAATGATTCTCGCTACGGATTAAACTCGGGGGTGATGACGCCAAGTATTGAACGAGCATTTTATGCAGCGGAACGGCTTGAAACGGGTGGAGTTGTCGTCAATGATATTCCAACATATCGAATTGATAATATGCCTTATGGCGGCTGGAAGGATAGCGGCGTTGGTAGAGAAGGGGTTAAATATGCAATGGAGGAAATGATGGAGCAAAAATTTATCAGCTTTAAAATTGGTGATGAATGA
- the tnpB gene encoding IS200/IS605 family element RNA-guided endonuclease TnpB, with the protein MFIHKAFKFRLYPNQKQMELIHKTIGCSRFVFNLFLGKQKEKDAYWSITEEMKQNGQLSSNNWKGDYLNKYETIKELPELKKQYSFLKEVDSIALQKSVENLADAYSRYYKKQNKLPRFKSKKNPVQSYVTKHTNGNIAVIDDHIKLPKLGLVRFAKSREVHGRILSATIRRNPSGKYFVSLTTEVEGTELPKTNSAVGIDVGLKDFAILSDGTIYSNPKFFRSLEGKLVKAQRILSRRQERALQQKKPLNEAKNYQKQRKKVARIHEKIVNARTDYLQKISTEIIKNHDVIGIEDLKVANMRKNHNLAKAISEASWSQFRTMLEYKAEWYGKTVIAVHPTRTSQRCHACGHTEKANRPSQAEFVCQKCGHTDNADVNASKNIKELALAV; encoded by the coding sequence ATGTTCATCCACAAAGCCTTTAAGTTCCGCTTATACCCTAATCAGAAACAAATGGAACTCATCCATAAGACAATCGGTTGTTCAAGATTTGTCTTTAATCTCTTTCTTGGTAAACAGAAAGAAAAAGACGCTTACTGGTCTATCACAGAAGAAATGAAGCAGAATGGTCAACTTTCCTCAAATAATTGGAAAGGGGACTATTTGAATAAATATGAAACAATCAAAGAACTTCCAGAATTAAAGAAACAGTATTCCTTTTTGAAAGAAGTGGATAGTATCGCTTTGCAAAAATCGGTTGAAAATTTAGCGGATGCTTATAGTCGATATTACAAAAAACAGAATAAGCTACCACGTTTTAAATCCAAAAAGAATCCTGTCCAGTCTTACGTTACGAAGCATACGAATGGAAATATCGCTGTTATAGATGACCATATCAAGTTGCCAAAGCTAGGTCTTGTTCGTTTTGCCAAAAGTCGTGAAGTACACGGTCGTATTTTGAGTGCGACGATTAGACGGAATCCATCGGGGAAATATTTTGTTTCTCTAACGACCGAAGTAGAAGGAACAGAATTACCAAAAACAAATTCGGCTGTTGGCATCGATGTCGGCCTAAAAGATTTTGCGATTCTGTCAGATGGAACCATCTATTCAAACCCAAAGTTTTTCCGTTCTCTAGAGGGAAAATTGGTGAAAGCACAACGGATCTTATCGAGAAGACAAGAAAGAGCGCTTCAACAAAAGAAACCACTAAATGAAGCAAAAAATTATCAAAAACAACGAAAAAAAGTGGCGCGTATTCACGAAAAAATCGTGAATGCACGAACAGACTACCTTCAAAAAATATCTACCGAAATCATCAAAAACCACGATGTGATCGGAATAGAAGATTTAAAGGTAGCGAATATGAGGAAGAATCACAATCTGGCAAAAGCGATCAGTGAAGCATCTTGGTCACAATTCCGTACCATGCTCGAATATAAAGCGGAATGGTATGGGAAAACCGTCATCGCTGTCCATCCTACCCGTACCTCACAGCGTTGTCATGCTTGCGGCCATACAGAAAAAGCCAATCGTCCATCGCAAGCTGAATTTGTGTGTCAAAAATGCGGTCACACAGACAACGCGGATGTGAACGCATCTAAAAATATAAAAGAATTAGCGTTAGCTGTCTAA